In Sphingobacterium zeae, one genomic interval encodes:
- the tnpA gene encoding IS66 family insertion sequence element accessory protein TnpA — protein sequence MYLVGRIRINEAKFYYWFSRSREQDGASGSFTPIDRSVRKEIEIIYPNGVVLKVESDLGLLSQLIRLY from the coding sequence ATGTACTTGGTAGGGCGGATACGGATCAATGAGGCGAAGTTTTATTATTGGTTTTCTCGGAGCAGGGAGCAAGATGGTGCTAGTGGAAGTTTCACACCGATTGACAGATCTGTGCGTAAGGAGATAGAGATCATCTATCCTAACGGGGTTGTTCTGAAAGTGGAAAGCGATCTGGGTCTTCTGTCCCAGCTGATCCGTCTTTACTAA
- the tnpA gene encoding IS66 family insertion sequence element accessory protein TnpA: MSKEEKRIQMFALIADWQQSGISKKRYCAEKGINEATFYYWYSRSKENVSSAGSFISIDKACRKSEVEVIYPNGVRIKVENDLGLLSQLIRLY; this comes from the coding sequence ATGAGCAAAGAAGAAAAAAGAATACAGATGTTTGCCCTGATAGCAGACTGGCAACAAAGCGGTATAAGCAAGAAACGATACTGCGCAGAAAAAGGGATAAATGAGGCCACCTTTTATTATTGGTATTCGCGCAGTAAAGAAAACGTTTCGTCTGCGGGGAGTTTTATATCCATCGACAAGGCCTGCAGAAAAAGTGAAGTTGAGGTAATTTATCCCAATGGTGTACGTATAAAGGTAGAAAATGATCTTGGACTTCTCTCTCAATTGATCCGTCTGTACTGA
- the tnpB gene encoding IS66 family insertion sequence element accessory protein TnpB (TnpB, as the term is used for proteins encoded by IS66 family insertion elements, is considered an accessory protein, since TnpC, encoded by a neighboring gene, is a DDE family transposase.), producing MFALGSSHRFYLYDGFCDMRKSFDGLCGLISSGMQRQATSGEVFVFLNRSRTHVKLLHWEKGGFVLYYKRLESGTFVPPSIKNGELSWSDLVLMIEGIQVVKSIQKRRFTLP from the coding sequence ATGTTTGCGCTAGGCTCATCGCATAGGTTTTATCTTTATGATGGTTTTTGCGATATGAGGAAGTCTTTTGATGGACTTTGTGGACTGATCAGTTCAGGAATGCAGCGGCAAGCTACCAGTGGGGAGGTTTTTGTGTTCCTAAACCGTAGCCGTACGCACGTGAAGCTGTTACATTGGGAGAAGGGTGGCTTTGTGCTGTATTACAAACGGCTGGAGAGCGGTACTTTCGTACCGCCCAGTATAAAAAACGGAGAGTTGTCATGGAGTGATCTGGTGCTGATGATTGAGGGGATACAGGTCGTAAAAAGTATTCAAAAAAGACGTTTTACTTTGCCTTAA
- the tnpC gene encoding IS66 family transposase, with amino-acid sequence METALENLSKEDLIKVISSRDQALVERDEKIDYLESQLAMYKRMQFGQKRERFEGDPNQTMLPFEAAPAEVIQQQEEIKEKIEYVRKRPNHKGRAKLPAHLPVEEVEIHPEGDLSQMVYIGKEITEELECEPARFYIKRYIRYKYAAKDKSAVAIAELPERVIDKGIPGPSLLAMILTGKYQDHLPLYRQKQIFARENIQIASSTIEGWARQALEKLEPLYEQLVFQTKSQGYLQVDETPIKVLDSDKKGAAHQGYYWVYHAPLEGTVLFDYSPTRGGIAAVPMLGNFKGYLQTDGYTVYEKYGKKKEVTHLACWAHARREFEKALDNDKARAEKALLMIQKLYAIERKAKHENLSAEQIKELRLTESLPIINELGKWIFEEIKSTLPKSQIGKAMAYAYARWDALSAYLYDGNLHIDNNLIENAIRPVALGRKNYLFAGSHEAAQRAAMIYSFFASCKKHEVNPFQWLKHTLENIMSINHKNLKDLYPQNFKKSADL; translated from the coding sequence ATGGAAACAGCACTGGAAAATCTCTCAAAAGAAGACCTTATCAAGGTCATTTCCAGTCGTGACCAAGCCCTTGTTGAAAGAGATGAAAAGATAGATTACCTAGAGTCCCAACTCGCTATGTACAAGCGTATGCAGTTCGGGCAGAAGCGTGAGCGATTCGAAGGCGATCCAAATCAGACCATGCTTCCCTTTGAAGCAGCGCCGGCCGAAGTTATACAGCAACAGGAGGAAATCAAAGAAAAGATCGAGTATGTACGTAAACGACCTAATCATAAAGGACGTGCTAAATTACCTGCCCACCTCCCTGTAGAAGAGGTTGAAATCCATCCCGAAGGTGATCTATCCCAAATGGTTTATATCGGTAAAGAAATTACGGAAGAATTGGAATGCGAACCTGCAAGGTTCTATATCAAACGTTACATCCGTTATAAATATGCTGCCAAAGATAAATCTGCCGTGGCCATTGCCGAGCTTCCCGAGCGTGTAATCGACAAAGGAATCCCTGGGCCGAGCCTGCTTGCGATGATCCTTACCGGTAAATATCAAGATCATCTCCCGCTATACCGACAGAAACAGATCTTTGCCAGAGAAAATATACAGATAGCTTCCTCAACAATCGAAGGATGGGCCAGACAAGCCTTGGAGAAACTGGAACCACTCTATGAACAACTCGTCTTCCAGACCAAATCACAGGGTTATTTACAGGTTGATGAAACCCCAATAAAAGTATTGGACAGCGATAAAAAAGGCGCTGCCCATCAAGGCTATTATTGGGTGTACCACGCTCCATTGGAGGGAACCGTGCTGTTTGATTATAGCCCTACCCGTGGTGGCATTGCCGCTGTGCCTATGCTTGGAAACTTTAAGGGTTATCTCCAGACCGATGGCTATACTGTATACGAAAAGTATGGCAAAAAGAAGGAAGTGACGCACTTGGCCTGTTGGGCGCACGCACGCCGTGAGTTTGAAAAAGCATTGGATAATGATAAAGCAAGAGCTGAAAAGGCATTGCTAATGATCCAGAAGCTTTATGCCATTGAGCGGAAAGCCAAACACGAAAATCTAAGCGCAGAGCAGATCAAAGAACTTCGATTGACCGAATCCTTACCTATTATTAACGAGCTGGGCAAATGGATCTTTGAAGAGATAAAAAGCACATTGCCTAAAAGTCAGATCGGTAAAGCTATGGCGTATGCATACGCTAGATGGGATGCGCTATCAGCATACCTGTATGATGGAAATCTGCACATAGACAATAATCTTATCGAGAATGCCATTCGCCCCGTTGCACTGGGACGAAAAAACTACCTCTTCGCAGGAAGCCATGAAGCAGCACAGCGTGCGGCGATGATCTACTCATTCTTTGCTAGCTGTAAAAAGCATGAGGTGAACCCTTTCCAGTGGTTAAAGCATACCTTGGAAAACATCATGTCAATAAACCATAAAAACTTAAAGGATCTATATCCTCAGAACTTCAAAAAATCAGCAGACCTGTAG
- the tnpA gene encoding IS66 family insertion sequence element accessory protein TnpA — protein MSSKEKRDQMLSMIADWQQSGMSKKQYCDSRGINVSGL, from the coding sequence ATGAGTTCAAAGGAAAAAAGAGATCAGATGCTGTCGATGATAGCAGATTGGCAGCAGAGCGGTATGAGCAAGAAGCAGTACTGTGATTCAAGGGGGATCAATGTATCCGGCCTATGA